A genomic window from Streptomyces sp. 846.5 includes:
- a CDS encoding MarR family winged helix-turn-helix transcriptional regulator produces MTDPSIPFRPPVGLRLAAAAKAISRAFDEEMAAAGGSMAIWQVLIAVKSRQTGNQRELAAAMGIQGATLTHHLNGMEKSGLVTRARNPENRRVHAVELTPAGEELFLRLRKVAFDFNHRLRAGLADEDLDRFEHTLDRLAANATEES; encoded by the coding sequence ATGACCGATCCGTCGATCCCCTTCCGTCCTCCCGTCGGACTGCGACTCGCGGCTGCCGCAAAGGCGATCAGCCGCGCCTTCGACGAGGAGATGGCAGCCGCCGGGGGCTCCATGGCGATCTGGCAGGTGCTGATCGCGGTCAAGAGCCGTCAGACCGGCAACCAGCGCGAACTCGCCGCCGCCATGGGCATCCAGGGCGCGACGCTCACCCACCACCTCAACGGCATGGAGAAGTCCGGCCTGGTCACCCGCGCCCGCAATCCCGAGAACCGGCGCGTCCACGCGGTCGAACTCACCCCCGCCGGCGAGGAGCTGTTCCTCCGCCTCCGCAAGGTCGCGTTCGACTTCAACCACCGCCTCCGGGCCGGCCTCGCCGACGAGGACCTGGACCGGTTCGAGCACACCCTCGACCGCCTCGCGGCGAACGCCACCGAGGAGAGCTGA
- a CDS encoding AbfB domain-containing protein, whose translation MTADEPNTDSQVPNPRPSMRIPPYLGPVVDGSSDPAAIPGAVPGAMPAGTAPAKPGAGGGDSSASETTAVLPVVAVPEAAPQAAPPGPDGPGAAATGAELVLRPVHRPERRAVVPSALPRLRDPRRVMTLVLSTAAVFSLATAVFVIYEATRGDTGTRPAAGALPTPAPTDAMTPSATASESTPSAAPSSAAAQPVAVTSRSASTGNPTALNRSGGGASYAPTTPASTRTATPTPTPTAATGGTGLTAGTTYSIESVDAPGQYWYVTHYLVYLGSAHAQRGPGPGPGTWNQTAFRLVSGLADPSCFSFQAADGDYLRHQNFRLKQAPDDGSPLFQHDATFCPRAGSATGSFAFESVNYPGYYLHHRGDELWLDQDDGSSSFRSDASFWATSPVL comes from the coding sequence ATGACGGCCGACGAGCCGAACACCGACTCTCAGGTGCCCAACCCACGCCCCTCGATGCGAATACCGCCGTATCTGGGGCCGGTGGTTGACGGTTCGTCGGACCCTGCCGCGATTCCCGGTGCGGTTCCCGGAGCGATGCCCGCCGGGACCGCGCCCGCGAAGCCGGGCGCCGGGGGCGGGGACTCGTCCGCGTCGGAGACCACGGCGGTGCTTCCGGTGGTGGCCGTACCCGAGGCGGCGCCCCAGGCGGCCCCGCCGGGCCCCGACGGACCGGGCGCGGCGGCGACCGGTGCCGAGCTGGTGCTCAGGCCGGTTCACCGCCCCGAACGTCGGGCCGTGGTGCCGTCCGCCCTGCCCCGGCTGCGTGACCCGCGCCGGGTGATGACACTGGTCCTCAGCACCGCCGCGGTCTTCTCGCTGGCCACGGCCGTCTTCGTCATCTACGAGGCGACCCGGGGCGACACCGGGACCAGGCCGGCGGCCGGGGCACTGCCGACACCCGCCCCGACGGACGCCATGACTCCCTCCGCCACGGCTTCGGAGTCGACTCCGTCGGCCGCGCCCTCGTCCGCAGCGGCCCAGCCGGTCGCCGTCACCAGCCGATCCGCGTCGACCGGCAACCCCACCGCGCTCAACCGCTCGGGGGGCGGGGCCTCCTACGCCCCGACCACCCCGGCGAGCACGCGCACCGCCACGCCGACTCCCACACCGACCGCTGCCACGGGCGGAACGGGACTGACCGCGGGGACCACCTACTCGATCGAGTCGGTGGACGCGCCCGGCCAGTACTGGTATGTCACGCACTATCTGGTCTACCTGGGGTCGGCCCACGCCCAGCGAGGTCCCGGCCCGGGGCCCGGGACCTGGAACCAGACGGCGTTCAGGCTGGTGTCCGGACTGGCCGATCCGAGCTGCTTCTCCTTCCAGGCGGCGGACGGTGACTACCTGCGGCACCAGAACTTCCGTCTCAAGCAGGCGCCCGACGACGGCTCCCCGCTGTTCCAGCACGACGCGACCTTCTGCCCGCGCGCGGGGTCCGCCACGGGCTCCTTCGCCTTCGAGTCGGTCAACTACCCGGGCTACTACCTGCACCACCGCGGCGACGAACTGTGGCTGGACCAGGACGACGGCTCTTCGTCCTTCCGCTCCGACGCCTCCTTCTGGGCGACCAGCCCGGTCCTCTGA
- a CDS encoding metal ABC transporter permease: MNQLAVSAWSQPFFHHAVLAGTFIALAAGLVGYFLVLRAQVFTGDALSHVAFTGAMAALAGGYDLRLGLFVGCIGAGLLLAGIGRAGRADDVVIGSAFAWTLGLGSFFLTLYTTSRSGAMGGAGTTVLFGSIFGLNSSQTLVAVLVAAAISAVVLLIARPLLFATLDEAVAAARGVPVRVLGFGFLALVGACAGEATQAVGSLLLLGLLAAPAGTAVRLTDRPFLGLALSAGLAVGEMWAGLAASALIPSLPPSFAIMAAATAAYSAALLIRPMARVRRTLVRSRSVAPEPHGAHQSL, translated from the coding sequence ATGAACCAGCTCGCCGTCTCGGCCTGGTCCCAGCCCTTCTTCCACCATGCCGTCCTCGCCGGGACCTTCATCGCTCTGGCGGCCGGGCTGGTGGGCTACTTCCTGGTGCTGCGCGCCCAGGTCTTCACCGGCGACGCGCTCAGCCACGTCGCCTTCACCGGCGCCATGGCCGCCCTGGCCGGCGGCTACGACCTGCGCCTCGGCCTGTTCGTCGGCTGCATCGGCGCCGGACTGCTGCTGGCCGGGATCGGCCGGGCCGGACGCGCCGACGACGTGGTCATCGGCAGCGCCTTCGCCTGGACCCTGGGCCTGGGCTCCTTCTTCCTCACCCTCTACACCACCTCCCGCAGCGGTGCGATGGGCGGCGCGGGCACCACCGTCCTGTTCGGCTCGATCTTCGGACTGAACAGCAGTCAGACCCTGGTCGCGGTCCTGGTCGCCGCCGCGATCAGCGCGGTGGTGCTGCTGATCGCCCGGCCGCTGCTGTTCGCCACCCTGGACGAGGCCGTGGCCGCCGCCCGGGGCGTCCCGGTCCGGGTCCTGGGGTTCGGGTTCCTGGCCCTGGTCGGCGCCTGCGCCGGGGAGGCCACCCAGGCGGTCGGCTCACTGCTGCTGCTCGGCCTGCTCGCCGCCCCCGCAGGGACCGCGGTCCGGCTCACGGACCGGCCCTTCCTGGGGCTGGCCCTGTCCGCGGGGCTCGCCGTGGGCGAGATGTGGGCGGGACTCGCCGCCAGTGCGCTGATACCCAGCCTGCCGCCGAGCTTCGCCATCATGGCCGCCGCCACCGCCGCCTACAGCGCCGCCCTCCTGATCCGCCCGATGGCTCGCGTACGGCGAACTCTCGTTCGTAGTCGCTCAGTTGCTCCGGAGCCGCACGGGGCACACCAGTCACTGTGA
- a CDS encoding metal ABC transporter permease, with amino-acid sequence MLLADAATPFSWNLLTDFQQMWSYPFMVNAFRAGAIVAVVAAVAGWFMVLRRQTFAGHSLSVVAFPGAAFATLVGISLSLGYFGFCVAAALAIAALRREGQPGGAGESAATGVVQAFLLACGYLFMALYKGLLESPQALLFGSFLGITTGQVLTLGIVAVAVLAVLAVIGRPLLFASVDPQVAAGRGVRVRLLSTLFLVLLGAATAEAAQITGALLVFALMVLPAATAQQLTARPGPSLLLSVVIGLAVTWLGLLAAFYWPYPLGFFVSTFAFAAFLAAHAVRALAGVRARSGRPVLLGGAV; translated from the coding sequence ATGCTGCTCGCTGACGCGGCGACCCCGTTCTCGTGGAACCTGCTGACCGACTTCCAGCAGATGTGGTCCTACCCGTTCATGGTCAACGCCTTCCGCGCCGGCGCGATCGTGGCCGTGGTCGCCGCGGTGGCGGGCTGGTTCATGGTGCTGCGGCGGCAGACCTTCGCCGGACATTCCCTGTCGGTGGTCGCCTTCCCCGGCGCGGCATTCGCGACCCTGGTCGGGATCAGCCTGAGCCTCGGCTACTTCGGGTTCTGCGTGGCCGCCGCCCTGGCCATCGCCGCGCTGCGACGTGAAGGACAACCCGGCGGCGCGGGGGAGTCGGCGGCCACCGGTGTGGTCCAGGCGTTCCTGCTGGCCTGCGGCTACCTCTTCATGGCCCTCTACAAGGGCCTGCTGGAGAGCCCGCAGGCGCTGCTGTTCGGCAGCTTCCTGGGCATCACCACCGGCCAGGTGCTGACCCTGGGCATCGTGGCCGTGGCCGTCCTCGCGGTGCTGGCGGTGATCGGGCGTCCGCTGCTGTTCGCCTCCGTCGACCCGCAGGTCGCCGCCGGACGCGGCGTGCGGGTGCGGCTGCTCTCCACACTGTTCCTGGTCCTGCTCGGCGCGGCCACCGCCGAGGCCGCCCAAATCACCGGCGCGCTGCTGGTGTTCGCGCTGATGGTGCTCCCCGCCGCCACCGCCCAGCAGCTCACCGCCCGGCCGGGCCCGAGCCTGCTGCTGAGCGTGGTGATCGGCCTGGCGGTGACCTGGCTCGGGCTGCTCGCCGCCTTCTACTGGCCCTACCCGCTGGGATTCTTCGTCAGCACCTTTGCCTTCGCCGCCTTCCTCGCCGCCCACGCCGTGCGCGCCCTGGCGGGCGTCCGCGCCCGATCCGGCCGTCCGGTCCTGCTGGGAGGCGCCGTATGA
- a CDS encoding metal ABC transporter ATP-binding protein: protein MNPITGTGTRAAAQDTATATATPQPVLELRGAAAHVGGRTLWSGVDLTVRAGEFVAVLGPNGVGKSTMVKVLLGLLPAAAGEVRVLGGRPGQTAGARIGYLPQRRSFDPSLRIRGLDVVRLGLDGDRWGVPLPFGSARRRDRERVAEVVELVGASAYAHRPIGQCSGGEQQRLLIAQALVRRPEVLLLDEPLDSLDLPNQSAVAALIGRICHEQGVAVVMVAHDVNPILHHLDRVVYLAEGGAVAGTPAEVITSETLTRLYRTPVEVLRTGDGRLVVVGQPEAPSTHGGHHAAR from the coding sequence ATGAACCCGATCACAGGAACCGGCACCAGAGCCGCCGCCCAGGACACGGCCACGGCGACAGCGACACCGCAGCCGGTGCTGGAGCTGCGCGGCGCGGCCGCGCACGTCGGCGGACGGACCCTGTGGTCGGGCGTCGACCTCACGGTCCGTGCGGGGGAGTTCGTCGCGGTGCTGGGCCCCAACGGGGTCGGCAAGTCCACCATGGTGAAGGTCCTGCTGGGGCTGCTGCCCGCGGCGGCCGGCGAGGTCCGGGTGCTGGGCGGCCGGCCGGGTCAGACGGCCGGGGCCCGGATCGGCTACCTGCCGCAGCGGCGCAGCTTCGACCCGAGTCTGCGGATCCGCGGTCTGGACGTGGTCCGGCTCGGTCTGGACGGTGACCGCTGGGGAGTGCCGCTGCCGTTCGGCAGCGCCCGCCGCCGCGACCGGGAGCGCGTCGCGGAGGTCGTCGAGCTGGTCGGCGCGAGCGCGTACGCGCACCGTCCGATCGGGCAGTGCTCCGGGGGCGAGCAGCAGCGGCTGCTGATCGCCCAGGCGCTGGTGCGCCGTCCCGAAGTCCTGCTGCTGGACGAGCCGTTGGACAGCCTGGACCTGCCCAACCAGAGCGCGGTGGCGGCGCTGATCGGACGGATATGCCATGAGCAGGGCGTGGCGGTGGTCATGGTCGCCCACGACGTGAACCCGATCCTGCACCACCTGGACCGGGTGGTGTACCTGGCCGAGGGCGGTGCCGTGGCCGGCACCCCGGCCGAGGTCATCACCTCCGAGACCCTTACCCGGCTCTACCGCACTCCGGTCGAGGTACTGCGCACCGGCGACGGCCGCCTGGTCGTCGTCGGCCAGCCCGAAGCCCCCTCCACGCACGGGGGTCACCATGCTGCTCGCTGA
- a CDS encoding zinc ABC transporter substrate-binding protein, whose translation MALAATSACSTNSPAASTATASGSSGKVIQVVAAENFWGSIAGQLGGSRVQVHSIITNPDTDPHSYEPTAADARTVTTAQFTIVNGIGYDAWADKLLSTNPGSGRTELKVGDLVGIKPGGNPHRWYSPDNVHQVIEAITAGYKKIDPADAAYFDQQKTTFETQALAQYNQLISDIKSKYAGTPIGASESIVTPLAEGLGLKMLTPESFLDAMSEGTDPTAADKATIDQQIRTKQIKVYVYNSQNSTPDVVAQVNLAKSEGIPVATVTETLAPAGDTFQQWQVAELQGIEAALAKATGK comes from the coding sequence GTGGCACTTGCGGCTACCAGCGCCTGCTCCACCAACTCGCCTGCCGCGTCCACTGCCACGGCATCCGGCAGCAGCGGCAAGGTGATCCAGGTGGTGGCGGCGGAGAACTTCTGGGGCAGCATCGCCGGCCAACTCGGCGGCAGCCGCGTCCAGGTGCACAGCATCATCACGAACCCGGACACCGACCCGCACTCCTACGAGCCCACCGCGGCCGACGCGCGGACGGTGACCACCGCGCAGTTCACGATCGTCAACGGCATCGGCTACGACGCCTGGGCCGACAAGCTGCTGTCCACCAACCCTGGCAGCGGGCGCACCGAGCTGAAGGTCGGCGACCTGGTCGGGATCAAGCCCGGCGGCAATCCGCACCGCTGGTACTCACCGGACAACGTGCACCAGGTCATCGAGGCGATCACGGCCGGCTACAAGAAGATCGACCCGGCCGACGCCGCCTACTTCGACCAGCAGAAGACCACGTTCGAGACCCAGGCCCTGGCGCAGTACAACCAGTTGATCTCCGACATCAAGAGCAAGTACGCGGGCACCCCGATCGGTGCGTCCGAGTCGATCGTCACCCCGCTGGCCGAGGGCCTGGGACTGAAGATGCTCACCCCGGAGAGCTTCCTGGACGCGATGAGCGAGGGCACCGACCCCACCGCCGCCGACAAGGCCACCATCGACCAGCAGATCAGGACCAAGCAGATCAAGGTCTACGTCTACAACAGCCAGAACTCCACCCCGGACGTGGTCGCCCAGGTGAACCTGGCCAAGTCCGAGGGCATCCCGGTGGCCACCGTCACCGAGACGCTCGCCCCGGCCGGCGACACCTTCCAGCAGTGGCAGGTCGCCGAACTGCAGGGCATCGAAGCCGCGCTCGCCAAGGCCACCGGGAAGTAG
- a CDS encoding SCO5389 family protein, translating to MSLDVSPQLLAKAERDEVDEAEFVQTVRTSLPYAYRMVEELTARLAATTAPFADNTTPPPSEAERGQLLRALASDAIRGSLERHFGVRLAFMNCHRVAVFRPGSEQGQPYRKFTSLRSQLLNQSPEFRDC from the coding sequence ATGTCTCTCGATGTTTCCCCCCAGCTCCTGGCCAAGGCCGAGCGCGACGAGGTCGACGAGGCCGAGTTCGTCCAGACCGTGCGCACCTCGCTGCCCTACGCCTACCGCATGGTCGAGGAGCTGACCGCGCGGCTGGCCGCGACCACGGCGCCGTTCGCCGACAACACCACTCCGCCGCCCTCGGAGGCAGAGCGGGGCCAGCTGCTGCGCGCGCTGGCCAGCGATGCCATCCGTGGCTCGCTGGAACGCCACTTCGGCGTGCGGCTGGCCTTCATGAACTGCCACCGCGTCGCCGTCTTCCGCCCGGGCAGCGAGCAGGGTCAGCCCTACCGGAAGTTCACCTCGCTGCGCTCCCAGCTGTTGAACCAGTCGCCCGAGTTCCGCGACTGCTGA
- a CDS encoding SRPBCC family protein, translating into MPTLEEQIDVAVPAHTAWLQLHRVDEFPRFVGGVLHSHADDTHHARLDIKAGGNEQSLDIEMDDRDQDRRMVLQSVDGPHLKGEFTLLPLDPEHTRLQIRLEYDPELVRQHFHGSKGFALVNAIQRTVEEDLKQFKGLVEGGTTQG; encoded by the coding sequence ATGCCAACACTCGAAGAACAGATTGACGTTGCGGTCCCGGCTCATACGGCCTGGCTGCAACTGCACCGCGTCGATGAGTTTCCGCGGTTCGTCGGCGGCGTACTGCACTCGCACGCGGACGACACGCACCATGCCCGCCTCGACATCAAGGCCGGCGGGAACGAGCAGAGCCTCGACATCGAGATGGACGATCGCGACCAGGACCGGCGCATGGTCCTGCAGTCGGTCGACGGACCGCACCTCAAGGGGGAGTTCACGCTCCTCCCGCTGGACCCGGAGCACACGAGGCTGCAGATCCGGCTTGAGTACGACCCCGAGCTCGTGAGGCAGCACTTCCACGGCTCCAAGGGATTCGCGCTCGTCAACGCGATCCAGCGGACGGTCGAGGAAGACCTCAAGCAGTTCAAAGGGCTTGTCGAGGGCGGAACAACGCAGGGCTAG
- a CDS encoding Txe/YoeB family addiction module toxin, whose amino-acid sequence MRLVFEDQGWEDYTSWLKNDRKMLARINKLIDDVKRDPFTGIGKPEPLKYHLPGAWSRRIDDEHRLVHLVTDKEIVILMARYHY is encoded by the coding sequence ATGAGGCTTGTCTTCGAGGACCAGGGCTGGGAGGACTACACGTCCTGGCTCAAGAACGACCGCAAGATGCTCGCCCGGATCAACAAGCTCATCGACGACGTCAAGCGTGATCCCTTCACGGGAATCGGCAAGCCCGAGCCGCTGAAGTACCACCTGCCCGGGGCGTGGTCGAGGCGGATCGACGACGAGCACCGCCTCGTCCATCTGGTCACGGACAAGGAGATCGTGATCCTCATGGCCCGATACCACTACTGA
- a CDS encoding type II toxin-antitoxin system prevent-host-death family antitoxin gives MSITASEARKALFPLIKKVNDDHEAIEIVSKHGNAVLVSAEDYAALREGSYLLRSPANARRLLKAYENALGSINVSERELIYPDAADAAAGGA, from the coding sequence GTGTCCATAACTGCGAGCGAAGCCCGCAAGGCTCTCTTTCCGCTGATCAAGAAGGTCAACGACGATCACGAGGCAATCGAGATCGTCTCCAAGCATGGCAATGCCGTGCTCGTCTCGGCCGAGGATTACGCTGCGCTGCGCGAGGGCTCTTACTTGCTGCGCTCACCGGCGAACGCACGGCGACTGCTCAAGGCGTACGAGAACGCCCTGGGCAGCATCAATGTGTCTGAGCGCGAACTGATCTATCCGGATGCGGCGGATGCTGCTGCGGGTGGCGCATGA
- the ychF gene encoding redox-regulated ATPase YchF, translating to MSLSIGIVGLPNVGKSTLFNALTKNDVLAANYPFATIEPNVGVVGVPDARLAVLAKIFGSQRILPATVDFVDIAGIVRGASVGEGLGNKFLANIRESDAICQVIRAFEDPDVVHVDGKVSPKDDIETINTELILADLQSIEKVLPRLQKESRLKKESATLLKAAEAAQAVLNSGKTLFESGFDRDSVRELHLLTVKPFLYVFNVDEDELTDEDFKEAQRALVAPAEAIFLNAKIESELIGMDEDEALELLQSMGQEEAGMATLGRVGFETLGLQTYLTAGPKEVRAWTIKKGATAPEAAGVIHTDFQKGFIKAEIVSYDDLVACGSIPEARAKGKSRIEGKDYVMQDGDVVEFRFNV from the coding sequence ATGTCGCTTTCGATCGGAATCGTGGGCCTGCCGAACGTCGGCAAGTCCACGCTCTTCAACGCCCTGACCAAGAACGACGTGCTGGCGGCCAACTACCCGTTCGCGACGATCGAGCCCAATGTCGGCGTCGTCGGCGTCCCGGACGCCCGTCTCGCCGTACTGGCGAAGATCTTCGGCTCGCAGCGCATCCTCCCGGCGACGGTGGACTTCGTGGACATCGCCGGCATCGTCCGCGGCGCCAGCGTCGGTGAGGGCCTGGGCAACAAGTTCCTGGCGAACATCCGTGAGTCCGACGCGATCTGCCAGGTCATCCGCGCCTTCGAGGACCCGGACGTGGTCCACGTCGACGGCAAGGTCTCGCCCAAGGACGACATCGAGACCATCAACACCGAGCTGATCCTGGCGGACCTCCAGTCCATCGAGAAGGTGCTGCCGCGCCTGCAGAAGGAGTCCCGCCTCAAGAAGGAGTCGGCGACCCTGCTCAAGGCCGCCGAGGCGGCCCAGGCGGTGCTGAACTCCGGCAAGACCCTCTTCGAGTCCGGCTTCGACCGCGACTCGGTCCGCGAGCTGCACCTGCTGACCGTCAAGCCCTTCCTCTACGTCTTCAACGTGGACGAGGACGAGCTGACGGACGAGGACTTCAAGGAGGCCCAGCGCGCCCTGGTGGCCCCCGCCGAGGCCATCTTCCTCAACGCCAAGATCGAGTCCGAGCTGATCGGCATGGACGAGGACGAGGCCCTGGAACTGCTCCAGTCCATGGGCCAGGAGGAGGCCGGCATGGCCACCCTCGGCCGCGTCGGCTTCGAGACCCTGGGCCTGCAGACCTACCTCACCGCCGGCCCCAAGGAGGTCCGCGCCTGGACCATCAAGAAGGGCGCCACCGCCCCGGAGGCCGCAGGCGTGATCCACACCGACTTCCAGAAGGGCTTCATCAAGGCCGAGATCGTCTCCTACGACGACCTGGTCGCCTGCGGCTCCATCCCCGAGGCCCGCGCCAAGGGCAAGTCCCGCATCGAGGGCAAGGACTACGTCATGCAGGACGGCGACGTGGTCGAGTTCCGCTTCAACGTCTGA
- a CDS encoding DUF6542 domain-containing protein, giving the protein MEYRRTSDARTTDRPGAAAVPGRAAAVPGPARSHDPDAGPGPRTPEQRGGGARRPAARPAQRAGAGTGAGPRTPHRLTAVGGAVVTLGATFLGGALDFWLFGGSGIVMGLAYVAACFQVAVRLRAADLAVAPISGPIAFAITLLVLGGGPGGGVVGRIVSLATGLALQAGWLFTGTALSAVIVLARHIALTRARRRG; this is encoded by the coding sequence GTGGAGTACCGACGCACGTCTGACGCACGCACCACCGACCGCCCCGGGGCCGCCGCAGTGCCCGGGCGGGCCGCAGCCGTGCCCGGACCGGCACGCTCCCACGACCCCGACGCCGGCCCCGGGCCGCGCACCCCCGAGCAGCGCGGGGGCGGCGCCCGGCGACCGGCCGCGCGGCCGGCCCAGCGGGCGGGTGCGGGTACGGGTGCGGGGCCGAGGACCCCGCACCGGCTCACCGCGGTGGGCGGCGCCGTGGTCACCCTCGGCGCGACCTTTCTGGGCGGGGCACTGGACTTCTGGCTGTTCGGCGGCTCCGGCATCGTCATGGGGCTGGCCTATGTCGCCGCCTGCTTCCAGGTCGCGGTGCGGCTGCGCGCTGCGGACCTGGCGGTCGCCCCGATCAGCGGGCCGATCGCCTTCGCGATCACCCTGCTGGTGCTGGGGGGAGGGCCTGGCGGCGGCGTTGTCGGACGGATCGTCAGCCTGGCCACGGGGCTGGCGTTGCAGGCGGGGTGGCTGTTCACCGGCACGGCGCTGTCCGCGGTGATCGTGTTGGCTCGGCACATCGCGCTGACTCGGGCTCGGCGTCGGGGCTGA
- the ppgK gene encoding polyphosphate--glucose phosphotransferase: MNVFGVDIGGSGIKGAPADLDRGALAQERHKVLTPQPSEPKAVVGAVQEVVRHFDWRGPVGLTFPGVVVDGHTRTAANVDKGWIDLDARALFSEALGLPVALVNDADAAGLAEVAYGAGKDRKGVVLLLTLGTGIGSALFIDGVLVPNTELGHLELHGKDAEKHASSAAKEEHDWTWAQWAERLDDYFGMVEQLFSPQLIIIGGGVSRKADKFLPLLKPLRAEIVPAQLQNDAGIVGAAMAAAKLG, translated from the coding sequence GTGAACGTCTTCGGCGTGGACATCGGCGGCTCGGGCATCAAGGGCGCGCCCGCCGACCTGGATCGGGGCGCACTCGCCCAGGAACGGCACAAGGTGCTCACCCCGCAGCCGTCCGAGCCGAAGGCGGTGGTCGGGGCGGTCCAGGAAGTGGTCCGCCACTTCGACTGGCGCGGCCCGGTCGGCCTGACCTTCCCCGGCGTGGTGGTGGACGGGCACACCCGTACCGCCGCCAACGTCGACAAGGGCTGGATCGACCTGGACGCCAGGGCGCTGTTCTCCGAGGCGCTGGGGCTGCCGGTGGCTCTGGTCAACGACGCCGACGCGGCGGGTCTGGCCGAGGTCGCCTACGGCGCGGGCAAGGACCGCAAGGGCGTGGTGCTGCTGCTCACCCTGGGCACCGGGATCGGCAGCGCGCTGTTCATCGATGGCGTGCTGGTGCCCAACACCGAGCTGGGCCATCTGGAGCTGCACGGCAAGGACGCGGAGAAGCACGCCTCCTCGGCGGCCAAGGAGGAGCACGACTGGACCTGGGCGCAGTGGGCCGAGCGGCTCGACGACTACTTCGGCATGGTGGAGCAGCTGTTCTCACCGCAGCTGATCATCATCGGCGGCGGGGTGAGCCGCAAGGCCGACAAGTTCCTGCCGCTGCTCAAGCCGCTGCGCGCGGAGATCGTGCCGGCGCAGCTGCAGAACGATGCGGGCATCGTGGGTGCGGCGATGGCTGCGGCGAAGCTGGGTTAG
- a CDS encoding 4-hydroxy-3-methylbut-2-enyl diphosphate reductase — translation MPATASRRVLLAAPRGYCAGVDRAVIAVEKALEQYGAPIYVRNEIVHNKYVVQTLEKKGVIFVGATEEVPEGNIVVFSAHGVAPEVHDEAQRGKLATIDATCPLVTKVHKEALRYAEEDYDILLIGHEGHEEVIGTMGEAPERTHLVDGPGDVDKVQVRDESKVVWLSQTTLSVDEAMATVGALKTRFPLMTSPPSDDICYATQNRQVVIKQIAADSDLVIVVGSRNSSNSVRLVEVSLEAGARAAHLVDFADEIEEAWLEGVTTIGVTSGASVPEILVDGVLEWLAARGFGDVEVVRTADEHIQFSLPKELRRDLRAEAAGK, via the coding sequence ATGCCTGCTACCGCATCCCGCCGTGTCCTGCTCGCCGCCCCGCGCGGTTACTGCGCCGGTGTCGACCGTGCCGTCATCGCCGTGGAGAAGGCTCTGGAGCAGTACGGGGCCCCCATCTACGTCCGCAACGAGATCGTCCACAACAAGTACGTCGTGCAGACGCTGGAGAAGAAGGGCGTCATCTTCGTCGGCGCCACCGAAGAGGTCCCCGAGGGCAACATCGTGGTCTTCTCGGCCCACGGCGTGGCTCCCGAGGTCCACGACGAGGCCCAGCGCGGCAAGCTGGCCACCATCGACGCCACCTGCCCGCTGGTCACCAAGGTGCACAAGGAGGCCCTCCGCTACGCCGAGGAGGACTACGACATCCTGCTGATCGGCCACGAGGGCCACGAGGAGGTCATCGGGACGATGGGCGAGGCGCCCGAGCGGACCCACCTGGTGGACGGCCCGGGCGATGTCGACAAGGTGCAGGTCCGGGACGAGTCCAAGGTGGTGTGGCTGTCGCAGACCACCCTCTCGGTGGACGAGGCGATGGCTACCGTCGGCGCGCTGAAGACCCGCTTCCCGCTGATGACCAGCCCCCCCAGCGACGACATCTGCTACGCCACGCAGAACCGGCAGGTCGTGATCAAGCAGATCGCGGCCGACTCGGACCTGGTCATCGTGGTCGGCTCGCGCAACTCCTCCAACTCGGTGCGGCTGGTCGAGGTCTCCCTGGAGGCCGGCGCCAGGGCCGCCCATCTGGTCGACTTCGCCGACGAGATCGAGGAGGCCTGGCTGGAGGGCGTCACCACGATCGGCGTCACCAGCGGGGCCTCCGTCCCGGAGATCCTGGTCGACGGCGTGCTGGAGTGGCTGGCCGCGCGGGGCTTCGGCGACGTCGAGGTGGTCCGCACCGCGGACGAGCACATCCAGTTCTCGCTGCCCAAGGAACTGCGCCGGGACCTGCGCGCCGAGGCCGCCGGGAAGTAG